One segment of Pontibacter akesuensis DNA contains the following:
- a CDS encoding DUF2279 domain-containing protein, producing the protein MQSRLILVLLLLLCLSRTSMAQPVVDTTAVNQKRLVVVGATFAVGYTAMLVSLNQAWYAEEARTKFHFFDDSKEWRQVDKAGHFWSAFHESRMGMDVLRWASVPEKKAILYGGLLGVALQTPIELFDGYQAAYGASVTDIVANTVGSAAAVAQELAWQEIRIMPKYSFHTSRYATMRPKVLGSNLAEQALKDYNGQTYWLSVDVGAFLKEESRYPKWLNLAVGYGAEEMVYNDPERNAAAGLDAHRQFYLSPDLNLMHFKGRSKVWNTTLYLLSIIKIPAPALEYNRLDGLKLHPLYF; encoded by the coding sequence ATGCAATCGCGGCTTATACTTGTCCTTCTGCTACTGCTTTGCCTGTCGCGTACAAGTATGGCGCAGCCGGTGGTAGACACTACGGCTGTAAACCAGAAGCGGCTGGTGGTAGTAGGCGCTACATTTGCGGTAGGCTATACGGCGATGCTGGTTTCTTTGAACCAGGCTTGGTATGCCGAGGAAGCACGAACAAAATTTCATTTTTTTGATGACAGCAAAGAGTGGCGGCAGGTAGACAAAGCCGGGCATTTCTGGAGCGCTTTCCACGAGAGCCGGATGGGTATGGATGTGCTGCGTTGGGCAAGTGTGCCGGAGAAGAAAGCCATACTTTACGGCGGCCTTCTGGGAGTTGCGCTGCAAACACCCATCGAGCTATTTGACGGTTATCAGGCAGCTTATGGCGCTTCTGTAACGGATATAGTGGCTAACACAGTTGGTTCCGCAGCGGCCGTAGCCCAGGAGCTTGCCTGGCAGGAAATCCGCATCATGCCCAAATACTCTTTTCATACTTCCCGCTATGCCACCATGCGCCCGAAGGTGCTCGGCAGCAACTTAGCTGAGCAGGCCCTGAAGGATTATAACGGACAAACCTACTGGCTTTCAGTGGATGTGGGAGCGTTTTTGAAGGAGGAGAGCCGCTATCCCAAATGGCTGAACCTGGCTGTAGGCTACGGTGCCGAGGAAATGGTGTACAACGATCCGGAGCGTAACGCTGCGGCTGGCCTGGATGCGCACCGCCAGTTCTACCTCAGCCCCGACCTGAATTTAATGCACTTTAAGGGCCGCAGCAAAGTATGGAATACCACGCTCTACCTGCTCAGCATCATCAAAATACCAGCACCAGCTTTGGAATACAACCGGCTGGACGGCCTGAAACTGCACCCGCTATACTTCTAG
- a CDS encoding Smr/MutS family protein: MNVGDRVRLMSGREEGIITRLLDNNIVEVAIDNDFTIPVARREVVVIAAEEKQFMRPEDAIAPAPARVKAPQAPLLAAQGIYLALVHQSDELLAVTVVNNSDYDLLFTSGEEREKNYRGLQNDKLAPKATRVITHYHLKDFEKWPNLLIQFMQHRNGSPTIFEPTVKCIQFKASSFYKSKRTAPVLNKEGYVYQLDQKPVSIDPDKIKEQLAEAVEKSENFKLTAPEHEVDLHIEKLIDDHSGMSNSAMLKLQLERFQDALDRAMATNMHEIVFIHGAGNGVLRKELQKILSRTPGIQHYKDAHKEKFGYGATLVKLK; the protein is encoded by the coding sequence ATGAACGTAGGAGACAGAGTGCGCCTGATGTCCGGCCGTGAAGAAGGTATCATCACGCGCCTTTTAGATAACAATATCGTAGAAGTAGCCATCGACAACGACTTCACCATCCCTGTTGCCAGACGCGAGGTGGTGGTGATTGCTGCCGAGGAAAAGCAGTTTATGCGCCCTGAGGATGCCATTGCCCCGGCTCCTGCGCGAGTTAAAGCACCACAGGCGCCTCTGCTGGCCGCGCAAGGCATTTACTTGGCGCTGGTGCATCAGTCGGATGAGTTGCTGGCGGTAACGGTGGTGAATAATTCCGATTATGATCTGCTTTTTACGAGCGGCGAGGAACGCGAAAAGAACTACCGAGGCTTGCAGAACGACAAACTGGCTCCTAAGGCAACGCGCGTCATCACGCATTACCACCTGAAGGATTTCGAGAAATGGCCAAACCTGCTCATCCAGTTCATGCAGCACCGCAATGGCAGCCCTACCATTTTTGAGCCTACCGTAAAGTGCATCCAGTTCAAGGCCAGCTCCTTCTACAAAAGCAAGCGCACGGCACCGGTTCTCAATAAAGAAGGTTACGTGTACCAACTCGACCAGAAGCCCGTCTCCATCGATCCGGACAAGATTAAGGAACAGTTGGCTGAGGCGGTTGAGAAAAGCGAGAATTTTAAACTGACCGCACCGGAGCACGAAGTGGACCTGCACATCGAGAAGCTGATCGACGACCACAGCGGCATGAGCAACAGCGCCATGCTGAAGCTGCAGTTGGAGCGGTTCCAGGATGCCCTGGATCGTGCCATGGCCACCAATATGCACGAGATCGTGTTCATTCACGGGGCCGGCAACGGCGTGCTGCGCAAGGAACTTCAGAAAATCCTGAGTCGCACCCCAGGCATTCAGCACTACAAAGATGCTCACAAAGAAAAGTTTGGCTACGGCGCCACGCTGGTAAAGCTGAAATAG
- the ligA gene encoding NAD-dependent DNA ligase LigA produces the protein MATAQDPALEIQELTQKINHLNYQYYQNSVSEVSDFEFDQLLKRLEALEEQHPELRLPHSPSMRVGGTVTKNFETVYHKWPMLSLSNTYSEEDLREFDKRVRKVVGDEVEYVCEQKFDGVAISLTYEKGRFVQGATRGDGTRGDNITANVRTIHDVPLQAHGEGFPELFEVRGEVFMPFQVFEQLNAEREETGEQLLANPRNATSGTLKQQDSAVVAARKLGCFSYSFHTDKIHFETHSESLQAIHKWGFKVSDTWRKCGSIDDVMAYINEWETKRFELPIATDGVVVKVNSYALQEELGFTAKSPRWAIAYKYAAMSAATQLQGIQYQVGRTGAVTPVALLEPVQLAGTVVKRASVHNANEIQRLDLRLGDIVFVEKGGEIIPKITGVDFEKRPADSQPILYPTSCPACGTELIRSEGEAHFYCPNDKGCPPQIKAKLEHFISRKAMNIDGLGPETIEQLYETGLVRNAADLYDLTFKQLVELERMGEKSANNILQSLEKSKATPYDRVLFALGIRFVGSTVAKKLAQGLPDLEALRGATYEELIAINEIGERIARSILAYFQDPDQVQLVERLKAAGLQFRSENTVPEMQSDKFVGQTFVISGVFESVSREELQQLIISHGGKVVSSISKKLSYLVAGDKMGPSKLEKAESLGITILSEEEFLRMIG, from the coding sequence ATGGCTACAGCGCAAGATCCGGCCCTGGAGATACAGGAGCTGACGCAGAAAATAAACCACCTGAATTACCAGTATTACCAGAACAGCGTTTCCGAAGTTTCTGATTTCGAATTTGACCAGCTCCTGAAGCGGCTGGAGGCACTCGAGGAGCAACACCCGGAGCTGCGGCTGCCCCACTCCCCCAGCATGCGCGTGGGTGGCACCGTGACGAAGAACTTTGAAACTGTTTACCACAAGTGGCCGATGCTCTCGCTTAGCAACACTTACTCAGAAGAGGACCTGCGGGAATTTGACAAGCGCGTGCGCAAGGTTGTGGGCGATGAAGTAGAATATGTCTGCGAGCAGAAGTTTGACGGTGTGGCCATTAGCCTTACCTACGAAAAAGGTAGGTTTGTGCAGGGTGCCACCCGCGGCGACGGCACCCGTGGCGATAACATCACCGCCAACGTACGCACCATTCACGATGTACCGCTGCAGGCGCATGGCGAAGGTTTCCCAGAGCTGTTTGAAGTGCGCGGCGAAGTGTTTATGCCGTTCCAGGTGTTCGAGCAACTCAATGCTGAGCGCGAAGAAACAGGTGAGCAATTGCTGGCCAACCCGCGCAACGCCACATCAGGTACGCTAAAGCAGCAGGATTCTGCCGTGGTGGCCGCCCGTAAGTTAGGCTGCTTCTCCTACAGCTTCCACACTGACAAAATTCATTTCGAAACCCATTCCGAAAGCCTGCAGGCCATCCATAAATGGGGCTTTAAGGTGTCTGATACCTGGCGCAAGTGCGGCAGTATAGACGATGTGATGGCTTATATCAACGAGTGGGAAACAAAGCGATTTGAACTGCCGATTGCAACCGATGGCGTAGTGGTGAAAGTAAATAGCTACGCCCTGCAGGAAGAGCTGGGCTTTACAGCCAAGAGCCCGCGCTGGGCGATTGCCTATAAGTATGCCGCCATGAGCGCGGCTACTCAGTTGCAAGGAATTCAGTACCAGGTGGGACGCACGGGTGCCGTTACGCCGGTAGCCCTACTGGAACCGGTGCAGCTAGCCGGAACTGTGGTAAAACGGGCTTCTGTGCACAACGCTAATGAAATTCAGCGCCTGGACCTGCGCCTGGGCGATATCGTTTTTGTAGAGAAGGGCGGCGAGATTATTCCTAAGATCACGGGAGTTGATTTTGAAAAACGCCCCGCTGACAGCCAGCCTATACTTTACCCAACCAGTTGCCCGGCCTGTGGCACCGAACTGATTCGATCGGAAGGCGAAGCGCATTTTTACTGCCCGAACGACAAGGGTTGCCCGCCGCAGATCAAGGCGAAGCTGGAGCACTTCATCTCCCGCAAAGCCATGAACATCGACGGTCTGGGCCCGGAAACTATTGAGCAATTGTACGAAACAGGACTGGTACGCAATGCAGCCGACCTCTACGACCTGACCTTTAAGCAGCTGGTGGAACTGGAGCGCATGGGCGAGAAATCAGCGAACAACATTCTGCAGAGCCTCGAGAAATCCAAAGCCACGCCGTACGACCGCGTGTTGTTTGCTTTAGGAATTCGGTTTGTGGGCAGCACGGTAGCCAAAAAACTGGCGCAGGGCCTGCCCGACTTAGAGGCCTTGCGGGGTGCCACGTATGAGGAACTGATTGCCATAAACGAAATTGGTGAGCGCATTGCCCGCTCCATACTTGCTTACTTTCAGGACCCGGATCAGGTGCAGCTCGTGGAGCGGCTTAAAGCGGCTGGCTTGCAATTTAGGTCCGAGAACACGGTACCTGAGATGCAGAGCGATAAGTTTGTGGGGCAGACGTTTGTAATTTCCGGCGTATTTGAGAGTGTGAGCCGTGAAGAGCTGCAGCAACTGATCATCAGCCATGGCGGCAAGGTGGTAAGTTCTATCTCCAAGAAGCTGTCTTACCTGGTGGCCGGCGATAAAATGGGGCCATCTAAACTGGAGAAAGCGGAAAGCCTGGGCATAACCATACTCAGTGAAGAAGAATTTTTAAGGATGATCGGGTAA
- a CDS encoding ABC transporter permease — protein sequence MNSLTYYGNSLSAETLKLKNTFSLWLAVLAPCALISMYVLVFWAKGEHMVKDGANAWHAFAAQSFMVYTIMLMPIFIALLTSLTNGIEHKSNGWKHLYSLPLPKGAIYLAKASTVLGLVLLSNAVYVVAYLAAGFFLSLVRPDLGFDVVEGLNIVYITCLKLYLSCFVIVALQFWLSMRWSSFALSMGVGTVAIITVMVAMRWEHIHYYPFAYPLMTVMTFPKGNDVQQVFVEPVLLSLGSGLLIFILGYFDVARKRIS from the coding sequence ATGAATAGCTTAACCTACTATGGTAACAGCCTAAGCGCTGAAACCCTGAAGCTGAAAAACACTTTCTCGCTGTGGTTGGCCGTGTTGGCTCCCTGCGCCCTCATCAGCATGTATGTGCTTGTGTTTTGGGCAAAAGGAGAGCATATGGTCAAAGACGGAGCTAATGCCTGGCATGCCTTCGCCGCGCAAAGCTTTATGGTATACACCATCATGCTGATGCCCATTTTTATCGCCCTGCTAACGAGCCTCACCAATGGCATTGAGCACAAGTCGAATGGATGGAAACACCTCTATAGCCTGCCGCTGCCCAAGGGCGCTATTTACCTGGCGAAGGCAAGTACCGTGTTAGGGTTGGTGCTGCTAAGCAATGCGGTGTATGTGGTGGCCTACCTGGCTGCTGGTTTTTTCCTTAGCCTGGTGCGCCCTGATCTCGGCTTTGATGTAGTGGAAGGGTTGAATATTGTCTACATCACCTGCCTGAAACTGTACCTGTCCTGCTTTGTGATTGTAGCGCTGCAGTTCTGGCTGAGTATGCGCTGGAGCAGCTTTGCTTTAAGTATGGGCGTCGGAACAGTGGCCATTATTACGGTGATGGTGGCAATGCGCTGGGAACACATCCACTACTATCCATTCGCCTATCCGCTCATGACCGTTATGACGTTTCCGAAGGGCAACGATGTGCAGCAGGTATTTGTAGAGCCGGTATTGCTGAGTCTGGGATCGGGCCTGCTGATTTTTATACTTGGGTATTTTGATGTAGCCCGAAAGCGCATCTCCTGA
- a CDS encoding ABC transporter ATP-binding protein translates to MKKNIIETHGLSFSFGNRQVLHNLQLRVPKGAIFGFLGPNGAGKSTTIRILLGLLPVPKGQVLLHGLDLKENRIHILSRTGALIEMPTLYRHLSGYDNLEMHRRMVQAPKARIAEVLQTVGLTQDAKRKTKEYSLGMSQRLGIALALLADPELLILDEPTNGLDPSGIREIRELIIRLNRDFGKTIFLSSHLLSEIEKCATELAIIDKGATLYQGSLQNLYQSAFQTNLLQLETNNNTLAHKLLSDHQYHVLPQEADSVTVQVQHKTEVASLNRLLVENGLEVYRLSSNTQNLEELFLHITNADAAAPATRQSEPAKL, encoded by the coding sequence ATGAAGAAAAACATTATCGAAACTCACGGGCTTAGTTTCAGCTTCGGCAACCGGCAAGTGCTGCACAACCTGCAGCTTCGCGTTCCTAAGGGTGCTATTTTCGGCTTTCTGGGACCAAACGGGGCGGGTAAGTCCACCACCATCCGGATTTTACTGGGCCTGCTGCCGGTGCCAAAAGGGCAGGTGCTGCTGCACGGGCTGGACCTGAAGGAGAACCGCATCCACATTCTGAGCCGTACCGGCGCCCTCATCGAAATGCCTACGCTATACCGCCACCTATCTGGCTACGATAACCTGGAAATGCACCGCCGGATGGTGCAGGCACCCAAGGCGCGCATTGCGGAGGTGCTGCAAACCGTGGGACTCACACAGGACGCAAAGCGCAAGACAAAAGAATACTCGCTGGGCATGAGCCAGCGCCTGGGCATTGCCCTGGCTTTGCTTGCCGACCCCGAACTGTTGATTTTAGATGAACCAACCAATGGATTGGACCCCAGTGGAATACGAGAGATACGGGAGCTTATCATCCGGCTGAACCGCGACTTTGGCAAAACCATATTTCTCTCCAGCCATTTGCTTTCAGAAATAGAGAAATGCGCCACCGAACTGGCTATTATCGACAAGGGCGCCACCCTGTACCAGGGCAGTTTGCAGAACCTCTACCAGAGTGCTTTCCAGACAAATCTGCTGCAACTGGAAACCAACAATAATACATTAGCCCATAAGCTACTGTCGGATCACCAGTACCACGTGCTGCCGCAGGAGGCAGATAGCGTAACAGTGCAGGTGCAGCATAAAACCGAGGTGGCATCACTAAACCGCTTGCTGGTGGAAAACGGGCTGGAGGTGTACCGCCTCAGTAGCAACACCCAGAATCTGGAAGAACTGTTTCTGCACATTACCAACGCCGATGCTGCCGCGCCTGCTACACGTCAATCAGAGCCTGCAAAACTATGA
- a CDS encoding sensor histidine kinase: protein MKKRYTIAIHVVVWLLFETWVFYFLYTNSSISFNKVTDVLVGMFFNILIFYFNWYVLITKYLARNRILLYLAAVLATLLTTAVLRATLDFYFFRDFKKDVTALYSYDSMMPYIMGGLVLVFISSGLKVTGNYIRNERRNKELETQKLTAELAFLKSQVNPHFLFNTLNNIYSLAYKQHPETPDAIMKLSLLMRYMLYESNDVLVSLEKEVDHIRNFIDLQKLRLREQTSIKLNIQGDLKGKQIAPMLLMTLVENAFKHGLVSKNEIGIILNLVVQNDSLLFSTINNTSQHKKREFGGIGLENLKRRLNLLYNKRHELTFEEKEGTFYATLKLYFTPLNA, encoded by the coding sequence ATGAAAAAGCGCTATACCATTGCCATTCATGTCGTGGTCTGGCTTTTGTTTGAGACGTGGGTATTTTACTTTCTGTACACCAACAGCTCCATCTCCTTCAACAAGGTGACGGACGTGCTGGTCGGCATGTTCTTTAACATCCTGATCTTCTACTTCAATTGGTACGTGCTGATTACGAAGTACCTGGCGCGCAACCGCATCCTGTTGTACCTGGCGGCGGTGCTGGCCACGCTGCTGACGACGGCCGTACTGCGCGCTACGCTGGACTTTTATTTTTTCCGCGACTTTAAAAAGGATGTTACCGCCCTCTACTCCTACGACAGCATGATGCCCTACATCATGGGCGGGCTGGTGCTGGTGTTCATATCATCAGGCTTGAAAGTAACCGGGAACTACATCCGGAATGAGCGGCGCAACAAGGAGCTAGAAACGCAGAAGCTGACAGCGGAATTGGCGTTCCTGAAATCGCAGGTGAACCCGCACTTTTTGTTCAACACGCTAAACAATATCTACTCACTGGCTTACAAGCAGCACCCGGAAACGCCAGACGCCATCATGAAGCTCTCGCTGCTGATGCGCTACATGCTCTACGAAAGCAACGATGTGCTGGTGAGCCTGGAGAAAGAGGTAGACCATATCCGTAATTTTATAGATTTGCAGAAGCTGCGCCTGCGCGAGCAGACAAGTATAAAACTGAACATCCAGGGAGACCTGAAGGGAAAGCAGATTGCTCCGATGCTGCTGATGACGCTCGTTGAAAACGCTTTCAAGCACGGCCTGGTGAGCAAGAACGAGATCGGGATTATCCTGAACCTGGTGGTGCAGAACGACTCGCTGCTTTTCAGTACCATCAACAACACCAGCCAGCACAAGAAGCGGGAGTTTGGCGGCATCGGACTAGAGAACCTGAAGCGCCGCCTCAACCTGCTTTACAACAAGCGCCACGAGCTGACCTTTGAGGAGAAAGAAGGAACATTTTACGCAACACTGAAACTATACTTTACCCCCCTAAACGCATAA
- a CDS encoding LytR/AlgR family response regulator transcription factor: MTIRCLAVDDEPLALDIIESYIGKLPYLQLVKTCSSATEAMQVLQEEQVDLIFLDIEMPELTGIQFLNILKHQPLVIFTTAYPDYALEGFNQDAVDYLLKPIPFDRFLKAVTKAQERLQRDNGKSNKQAATAAPAPAAPAHEQDFMFVKADYKTIRVDFKDILWIEGLKDYIIIQTKEQKIITLLSMNKMMEKLSDAKFLRVHRSFIVSLQKIDSIEKSRIRIGNKEIPIGEVYKEQFLKWVEENNIQ; the protein is encoded by the coding sequence ATGACAATTCGCTGCCTTGCCGTTGATGATGAACCCCTGGCCCTCGATATTATTGAGAGCTATATCGGGAAACTGCCTTACCTGCAACTTGTGAAAACCTGCTCCAGTGCCACCGAGGCCATGCAGGTGCTGCAGGAAGAGCAGGTGGACCTGATTTTCCTCGACATCGAGATGCCGGAGCTCACCGGCATACAGTTCCTGAACATTCTGAAGCACCAGCCGCTCGTTATCTTCACCACCGCCTACCCCGACTATGCCCTGGAGGGCTTTAACCAGGACGCGGTGGATTACCTGCTAAAGCCCATCCCCTTCGACCGTTTTCTGAAGGCCGTAACCAAGGCACAGGAGCGCCTGCAGCGGGATAACGGAAAGAGCAACAAACAGGCAGCAACGGCCGCGCCGGCGCCCGCTGCCCCGGCGCACGAGCAGGACTTTATGTTTGTGAAAGCGGATTATAAAACAATTCGGGTGGATTTCAAGGATATACTCTGGATTGAGGGCCTGAAAGATTATATTATCATTCAGACAAAGGAGCAGAAAATCATTACGCTGCTCTCGATGAACAAGATGATGGAGAAGCTATCAGATGCCAAGTTCCTGCGCGTGCACCGCTCGTTTATTGTGTCGCTGCAGAAAATCGACAGCATCGAGAAGAGCCGTATCCGCATCGGAAACAAGGAAATTCCCATTGGCGAAGTATACAAAGAGCAGTTCCTGAAGTGGGTAGAGGAGAATAATATTCAGTGA
- the dapA gene encoding 4-hydroxy-tetrahydrodipicolinate synthase codes for MTREKLRGTGVALITPFTKELAVDYEALHKLLDFVLDGGVNYLVINGTTAESVTTTAEEKATILQFVKKHVKGRVPLVYGLGGNNTQHLLETIAFTDLEGIEALLSVSPYYNKPSQQGIYQHFVQVAEASPIPVLLYNVPGRTGSNMTAETTLKLATHQNIIGIKEASGNLEQCMVIAKHKPNDFMLISGDDLLTVPMISFGADGIISVLANAFPGKFSNMVQLALDGKFRESSELLLDFVDMNPLMYEEGNPVGVKAVLQRFGVCGATVRLPLLEASAGLKDRLFKLL; via the coding sequence ATGACTAGAGAGAAATTAAGAGGAACGGGAGTAGCGTTAATAACGCCTTTTACAAAAGAGCTTGCTGTAGATTACGAGGCGCTGCACAAGTTGCTGGATTTTGTATTGGATGGTGGCGTAAATTACCTGGTGATCAACGGCACCACGGCTGAATCAGTAACAACCACCGCAGAGGAAAAGGCAACCATATTGCAGTTTGTTAAAAAGCATGTGAAAGGACGTGTGCCGTTGGTTTACGGCCTTGGCGGCAACAACACGCAGCACCTGCTCGAAACTATCGCCTTCACCGACCTGGAGGGAATTGAGGCGCTGCTGTCGGTGAGCCCCTACTACAACAAGCCTTCGCAGCAGGGAATTTACCAGCATTTTGTGCAGGTGGCGGAGGCCTCCCCCATTCCGGTACTGCTTTATAACGTGCCCGGCCGTACAGGCAGCAACATGACGGCTGAAACCACCCTGAAGCTGGCTACCCACCAGAACATTATCGGCATAAAGGAAGCCTCCGGCAACCTGGAGCAGTGCATGGTCATCGCCAAGCACAAGCCAAACGATTTCATGCTCATCAGCGGCGATGACCTGCTGACAGTGCCGATGATTTCTTTCGGGGCAGACGGCATCATTTCAGTTTTGGCAAATGCCTTTCCAGGAAAGTTCAGCAACATGGTGCAGCTGGCGCTGGATGGCAAGTTCAGGGAGTCGTCGGAGCTGCTGCTGGATTTTGTGGACATGAACCCGCTGATGTACGAGGAAGGCAATCCGGTTGGTGTAAAAGCCGTGCTGCAGCGATTTGGCGTATGCGGTGCCACCGTTAGGCTCCCGCTGCTGGAAGCCTCTGCGGGCCTGAAGGACAGGCTGTTTAAATTACTGTAG
- a CDS encoding cold-shock protein: MNKGKVKFFNEEKGFGFIKDESTGQEYFVHVSGLVNEIRENDEVTYDLKEGKKGLNAVNVQLV, translated from the coding sequence ATGAACAAAGGAAAAGTAAAATTCTTTAATGAAGAAAAAGGTTTTGGATTCATTAAGGACGAAAGCACAGGTCAGGAGTATTTTGTACACGTATCTGGTCTGGTAAATGAAATCAGAGAAAACGACGAAGTAACTTACGACCTGAAAGAAGGTAAAAAAGGACTGAACGCTGTGAACGTACAGCTGGTTTAG
- a CDS encoding creatininase family protein, producing MRPFILAETNWKTIREQHVEVAILPWGATEAHNFHLPYATDVLEADAIAAASARLAWERGAKVMVLPTIPFGVNTGQADIKLDINLNPSTQLAILRDIVAVLHRQGIKKLLVLNSHGGNDFKPMLRELGLQFPEMFLLTCNWFQAVDRRQFFDTPGDHADEMETSLLLHLRPDLVLPLSEAGEGREKKSKLRGIREGWAWSERQWSMVTEDTGIGNPIAATKEKGAFFLGAAARQIAELLVELAAVEVQDRYEP from the coding sequence ATGAGACCATTTATTTTAGCGGAAACAAACTGGAAAACCATCAGAGAGCAGCACGTGGAGGTAGCCATACTCCCGTGGGGCGCCACCGAGGCGCACAACTTCCACCTGCCTTACGCCACCGATGTGTTGGAGGCAGATGCCATTGCAGCGGCTTCGGCCAGGCTGGCCTGGGAACGCGGCGCGAAGGTGATGGTACTGCCCACTATACCCTTTGGCGTAAACACAGGCCAGGCCGACATCAAACTGGACATCAACTTAAATCCGAGCACCCAGTTAGCCATTCTGCGTGATATTGTGGCAGTGCTGCACCGGCAGGGCATTAAGAAACTCCTGGTGCTCAACAGCCACGGCGGCAACGACTTTAAGCCGATGCTGCGGGAGCTGGGGCTGCAATTTCCAGAGATGTTCCTGCTTACCTGCAACTGGTTTCAGGCTGTGGACCGCAGGCAGTTCTTCGACACCCCCGGCGACCATGCCGATGAAATGGAGACAAGTTTGCTGCTACACCTGCGCCCGGACCTGGTGCTGCCGCTTTCGGAAGCCGGGGAGGGGCGCGAGAAGAAATCCAAGTTGCGGGGCATTCGCGAAGGCTGGGCCTGGTCTGAGCGGCAGTGGTCTATGGTGACTGAGGATACCGGGATTGGAAACCCAATAGCTGCCACCAAAGAGAAGGGAGCCTTTTTTTTGGGCGCCGCTGCCCGGCAGATAGCGGAGTTGCTGGTGGAGTTGGCGGCTGTGGAAGTGCAGGATCGGTATGAGCCGTAG
- a CDS encoding heme NO-binding domain-containing protein, which produces MNTEDKMHGSIFVLLKRFVESTYDYSTWMNLLEAVGHTGAPYQLQEVYPTSEMVAILERASAMTGIPVYELTERFGEFLVPDLLLVYKKYVNPEWRTYEMLLYAEEKMHGAVKREDGRTNPPLLLVTKVGNKQLIVDYYSKRRMSGVAVGIIKGIAAYYQESDQVVVSRLTAADEERVQIKVDFL; this is translated from the coding sequence ATGAACACGGAAGATAAAATGCACGGCTCCATATTTGTTCTGTTGAAGCGCTTTGTAGAAAGCACCTACGACTACAGCACCTGGATGAACCTACTGGAAGCAGTCGGACATACAGGAGCGCCTTATCAGTTGCAGGAGGTGTACCCGACAAGCGAAATGGTGGCCATCCTGGAGCGGGCATCAGCTATGACGGGTATTCCGGTGTATGAGCTAACGGAACGTTTTGGCGAGTTCCTGGTGCCGGACCTGCTGCTGGTTTACAAGAAGTACGTGAACCCCGAGTGGCGCACGTACGAAATGCTGCTTTACGCCGAAGAAAAGATGCACGGGGCTGTAAAGCGGGAAGACGGCCGAACTAACCCGCCTTTGCTGCTGGTTACCAAAGTGGGAAACAAGCAGCTGATCGTGGATTATTACTCAAAGCGCAGAATGTCGGGGGTGGCCGTGGGCATTATTAAAGGTATTGCCGCCTACTACCAGGAAAGTGACCAGGTGGTGGTCAGTCGCCTTACCGCGGCAGACGAAGAAAGGGTACAGATAAAAGTGGACTTTCTGTAA